The Caminicella sporogenes DSM 14501 DNA window GAGGAAAAGAAAAAAATTTATATACTGATTGCGAGGAATTATTCTGAGCAAAAGGTAGAAAAAGTACAATTATTGGGCTGATAACTTTAAGTTAAATATAATATATTTATTATATTTGCAGTTGTTAATTAAAACTTCCCAAAGATATTACTTTTCTATCTTTTGGGAAGTTTTTTTATATAAAAATAAAGTATTTAATCAAGGTAAAATTAGGCAGGGGAAGGATTAGTTAGGAGTTAAGAATTAAGAGTTAAGAGTTACAAATTTCTTTAAGACCTTGAAGGATTGACCTAAAGACTTGGAACTTGCAACATGGAACATGCAACTTGGAACTAATATATGGGAGGAGTGTCTATGGATAAAAGAATTGGGGTAGTGGCAATATTAGTTGAAGATTTAGAAAGTGTTGAAGAAGTCAATTCTATACTTTCTAAATTTTCAGAAATTATAATAGGAAGAATGGGAGTGCCTTATAAGGAAAAAAATGTAAATGTGATTTCAGTAATAGTTGATGGTACTACAGATAATATAGGAGCTATGACTGGAAAGCTTGGAAGATTAAGTGGGGTAACAGTAAAGAGTGCGTTGACAAAGAAGTAAAATCATTAAAAATAGATGATATAAAAATTGGAGGTATTTTAAATTGGATACTACAAAAATTATCAATGAAAATTATATTGAAGAGATTTTAAAAAGTGCTAAAAATTATACAAAAGAAGAAGTAATAGATATTATTGAAAAGTCTAAAGATTGTTTTGGTATTACTTTTGAAGAGGCAGCTGTTTTACTTCAAGTAAAAGAAGATGAATTATTGGATAAAATGTTTGAAGCAGCTAGGTTTATTAAAAATAAAATTTATGGCAATAGAATAGTAGTATTTGCTCCTCTTTATACGAGTAATGAATGTACAAATAACTGTCTTTATTGTGGATTTAGAGCAGCAAATAAGGAGCTTCATAGAAGGACATTATCTGTTGAAGAAGTAATAAATGAAGCAAGGGCTATTCAAAATCAAGGACATAAGAGAATATTATTAGTGTGTGGTGAAGATGAGAAAAAGACAAATATAAATCATATTGTTCAGTCAGTTGAAGCGATTTATGATAATTGTGATATTAGAAGAATAAATGTAAATGCTGCACCAATGACAGTAGAAGATTTTAAAAAGTTAAAAGCTGCTCAAATAGGTACTTATCAAATATTCCAAGAAACATATCATAGAGAAACATATAAGAAAATGCATCCATTGGGTTTGAAATCAGATTATGATTGGAGATTAACAGCTTTAGAAAGAGCTTTTGAAGCAGGAATAGATGATTTGGGAATAGGTGTTTTGCTTGGACTTTATGATTATAAAT harbors:
- a CDS encoding TM1266 family iron-only hydrogenase system putative regulator, producing MDKRIGVVAILVEDLESVEEVNSILSKFSEIIIGRMGVPYKEKNVNVISVIVDGTTDNIGAMTGKLGRLSGVTVKSALTKK
- the hydG gene encoding [FeFe] hydrogenase H-cluster radical SAM maturase HydG, producing MDTTKIINENYIEEILKSAKNYTKEEVIDIIEKSKDCFGITFEEAAVLLQVKEDELLDKMFEAARFIKNKIYGNRIVVFAPLYTSNECTNNCLYCGFRAANKELHRRTLSVEEVINEARAIQNQGHKRILLVCGEDEKKTNINHIVQSVEAIYDNCDIRRINVNAAPMTVEDFKKLKAAQIGTYQIFQETYHRETYKKMHPLGLKSDYDWRLTALERAFEAGIDDLGIGVLLGLYDYKFDVLATLIHSDYLDNKYNVGPHTISIPRLRPAHNSALKEVPYPVSDMDLKKIVAVYRMAVPYTGIILSTRENKDLRDELLELGVSQISAGSKTNPGGYEEEDCEATQFETSDERDVDQVLSAVIKQGHLPSFCTACYRAKRTGEAFMELAKDAHIHEFCQPNAILTFKEYLLDYASKETREAGEKMIERELEKILDGKVKVETIKRLERIEKGERDLYF